The Polyangium mundeleinium genome contains the following window.
GGACTCTCGCTCGCCGCGCTCTCGGGCACCCTCGTGGCCGCAGGGATCGTGGCGGGCGGGTGCGGCGCGCGCACGCCGCTCGACGTGGGTCCGCCCCAGCCCCCTTGTTTCGTCGACTCGGATTGTCCAGGCCACAAGAACCTCTGCGAGCCCGTCTACTGCGATCTCGCGGCGGGCGCGGAGGCGGGGGCCCCGCGGAACGGCGGGCTCTGCGTCGACCTGCCGCCCGTCGTCTGCGACGACAACGATCCCTGCACGGACGACGCGTGCGTCCCGAAGACCGGGCAATGCACGTACGAGATCGCCACGCGTGACAACGACGGCGACGGCTTCCGCGGCCCGCGGCCCGGCATGCTCCCGGGGGAGCCGAACGCGTGCGGCGACGACTGCGACGACAAGAGCGAGCTCGCGTATCCGGGCGGCACCGAGGTCTGCGACGGCGTCGACAACGACTGCAACGGCATCGTCGACGACGGCGCGACGTACATCCCGCTGCTCAACGAGCCCATCCGCCTCTCGGGCGACATCGCGCCCGCGGGCCCGGGCGGCATCGCGTGGAGCGGCTCCTCGTACGCGGCCGCGTACACGGGCACCATCTCCGGCTTCTCGATGCGCCTCAACATGCTCGCGCCGACGGGCCTCTCGCTCGGTCCCGAGACGCCGATCGTCTTCCAGAACGGCGACAACGCCGGCGGCCCGATCGTGTGGGTCGGCGATCGGTACGGCATCGCATGGCAGGATCGCCGCAGCGGCGACTACGAGGTGTACTTCACGCTCCTCGACGAGAACGGCGCGAAGGTCCTCCCCGACACGCGCCTCTCCTTCGCCGAGGGTTTTTCGATCAACGTCTCGCTCGGCTGGACCGGCGGGGAGTTCATCGTCGCGTGGCAGGACGAGCGTGAGGGCCTCTTCGACCTCTACGCGCAGCGCCTCACGATCGACGGCGCGCCGATCGGCGGCAACGTGAAGCTCACGCAGGCCATCAACGTGGGCAACGAAGCGCCGCAGATGGCGG
Protein-coding sequences here:
- a CDS encoding putative metal-binding motif-containing protein; amino-acid sequence: MPVKRLRKAQGGRSLLGLSLAALSGTLVAAGIVAGGCGARTPLDVGPPQPPCFVDSDCPGHKNLCEPVYCDLAAGAEAGAPRNGGLCVDLPPVVCDDNDPCTDDACVPKTGQCTYEIATRDNDGDGFRGPRPGMLPGEPNACGDDCDDKSELAYPGGTEVCDGVDNDCNGIVDDGATYIPLLNEPIRLSGDIAPAGPGGIAWSGSSYAAAYTGTISGFSMRLNMLAPTGLSLGPETPIVFQNGDNAGGPIVWVGDRYGIAWQDRRSGDYEVYFTLLDENGAKVLPDTRLSFAEGFSINVSLGWTGGEFIVAWQDEREGLFDLYAQRLTIDGAPIGGNVKLTQAINVGNEAPQMAAGLSSIGVGWAPGDALQHFIQFQVFNQDLTPRSQPVSLTDGFTDSVYPTVVWNQDRYVIAWFDRTANPKAIYGAVVDEDGNILVAPKALTNPGSFRSRYPSLKALGDRVLLVYADDRDQNDGYELYALMLDQELKPSGPEQRVTFAKSDSIYPIATFGPDGNVGILFRDDRQGEQHVFFTRLGCIVP